From Candidatus Vondammii sp. HM_W22, one genomic window encodes:
- a CDS encoding IS3 family transposase (programmed frameshift): MKKKRYREEQIIGAIKQHESGVKVDDICRQFGISTGCFYNWRSKYAGMDVSEAKRLKELESENNKLKKLLAEKMLEAEAMKDVLFKKVVKPADRKQIVSYLKSRFKLSERRACLLVGLSRTAFRYVTQWGKDEPLRKRLLELAKKHPSYGYLFLHGLLRGEGLVKNKKRTYRVYNEEGLQVRTKKRKKIIRPRMPTIMPIGKNIRWSMDFVSDQLANGRRFRVFNVIDDYSREVIGQLSDFSINGHQVARFLTQVIELRSAPDQIICDNGTEFTSKAMFYWQKESGVKLGFIQPGKPTQNAFVESLNGKFRNECLNQHWFRSIDDARHEIDQWREHYNHVRPHSALNYLSPVAFVNRAA, encoded by the exons ATGAAGAAGAAGCGTTACAGAGAAGAGCAAATTATTGGTGCCATCAAGCAGCATGAGTCAGGGGTAAAAGTTGATGACATTTGTCGTCAGTTCGGCATTTCAACCGGGTGCTTTTATAACTGGCGAAGCAAATACGCCGGGATGGATGTCTCAGAAGCCAAACGGCTCAAAGAGCTTGAAAGCGAAAATAACAAGCTTAAGAAGTTACTTGCCGAGAAAATGCTTGAAGCTGAGGCGATGAAGGATGTGCTCT TCAAAAAAGTGGTAAAGCCTGCTGATAGAAAACAAATCGTGAGCTACCTTAAGTCGCGGTTCAAATTAAGTGAGCGTAGAGCTTGCCTATTAGTAGGCTTAAGTAGAACCGCTTTTCGGTACGTTACTCAATGGGGAAAAGATGAGCCTCTACGCAAACGGTTACTTGAGCTGGCAAAAAAGCATCCGAGTTATGGTTATTTGTTTTTACATGGCCTCCTGAGAGGAGAGGGGCTTGTGAAAAACAAGAAGCGGACCTACCGAGTCTATAACGAAGAAGGTCTTCAAGTGAGGACTAAAAAACGCAAGAAGATAATACGACCAAGAATGCCAACGATTATGCCCATTGGTAAAAATATACGCTGGTCAATGGATTTTGTCAGTGATCAGTTGGCTAATGGTCGCCGCTTTCGAGTATTTAATGTGATTGATGATTACTCAAGAGAAGTTATTGGCCAGCTCTCTGACTTCTCGATCAATGGTCACCAGGTCGCTCGTTTTTTAACTCAGGTGATTGAGCTAAGGAGCGCTCCGGATCAAATAATCTGCGACAACGGTACTGAGTTTACTAGCAAGGCGATGTTCTACTGGCAAAAAGAAAGTGGCGTTAAGCTAGGTTTTATTCAGCCAGGTAAGCCTACTCAGAATGCGTTTGTAGAAAGCTTAAACGGTAAATTCAGAAATGAATGCTTAAATCAGCATTGGTTCAGGTCCATTGATGACGCTAGACATGAAATTGATCAATGGCGAGAGCACTACAATCACGTGCGGCCTCATAGCGCATTAAATTATTTGTCACCTGTGGCCTTTGTGAATAGGGCCGCTTAG
- a CDS encoding Fic family protein, translated as MPDQMEALVNWLTENIDQHHPIIIAALIHYNLVRIHAFDDGNGSGSRILMNLILMKQDFSQQ; from the coding sequence GTGCCGGATCAAATGGAAGCGTTAGTGAATTGGCTCACTGAAAATATTGACCAACACCATCCAATTATTATTGCAGCCCTTATCCATTACAACCTTGTCAGAATACATGCCTTTGATGATGGTAATGGGAGTGGTTCTCGTATCTTAATGAACCTCATTTTAATGAAACAAGATTTTTCCCAGCAGTGA
- a CDS encoding Fic family protein: MVNQKDNTDPLIPVAPAEQQELSGIKETFKSLLHTIMEKNNQLNAKFDLATVWPETDDLPTLYSQLTDLKHCLDSFRPIAPETIMDMQEAWDIRYTYESNRIEGNSLTLDETLHVIEKGLTIGGKLLNDHLEAINHQDAIHYIRDFVEGGDGRDSQFTERILLNIHNLILKGIRDRDAGSYRRQPVFILQSDRKKHEFPDAYLLNKLVEDYFIFYNENKDTMHPVEMAAHLHQRLVNIHPFIDGNGRTSRLVMNLYLLQQGYPIMIIDSEMDKRQEYYRILGEYRGVADGDSKPFELFITQKVKDALFEYLQFMSADQNEEAKDKGYYFFKKIESYLS, encoded by the coding sequence ATGGTCAACCAGAAAGATAACACCGATCCTTTAATTCCTGTTGCTCCAGCGGAGCAACAGGAGCTTTCTGGTATCAAAGAAACTTTTAAATCATTACTTCATACGATCATGGAAAAAAACAATCAACTCAACGCCAAATTTGATTTGGCTACAGTGTGGCCAGAAACGGATGACTTGCCAACACTCTATAGTCAATTGACCGATTTAAAACACTGCCTTGACAGCTTTCGCCCCATTGCACCTGAAACGATCATGGACATGCAGGAGGCATGGGATATTCGGTACACCTATGAATCCAATCGTATCGAGGGTAATTCCCTTACATTGGATGAGACCCTACATGTCATCGAAAAGGGTTTAACCATCGGCGGAAAACTCTTGAATGACCATTTAGAGGCTATCAATCATCAGGATGCCATTCATTACATCCGTGACTTTGTTGAAGGGGGTGATGGTAGAGATAGCCAATTCACTGAGCGTATATTGCTCAATATTCATAACCTGATTCTAAAAGGTATTCGAGATCGTGATGCTGGAAGCTACCGTAGGCAGCCTGTTTTTATCTTGCAGTCAGACAGGAAAAAACATGAGTTTCCCGATGCTTACTTATTGAACAAGTTGGTGGAAGATTATTTTATTTTCTATAACGAAAATAAAGATACCATGCATCCGGTTGAAATGGCAGCACACCTACACCAACGACTGGTAAATATTCATCCATTTATTGATGGTAATGGCCGTACCTCACGTTTAGTGATGAACTTGTACTTATTACAACAAGGTTATCCCATCATGATTATTGATTCAGAGATGGATAAAAGGCAGGAGTATTACCGCATTCTAGGGGAATATCGCGGTGTTGCTGACGGTGATAGCAAACCCTTTGAACTATTCATTACTCAGAAAGTTAAAGATGCCTTGTTTGAATATCTGCAATTCATGTCAGCCGACCAGAACGAAGAAGCAAAAGATAAAGGTTACTATTTTTTCAAAAAGATTGAATCCTATCTATCGTGA
- a CDS encoding helix-turn-helix domain-containing protein has product MRDKDLYAQILGIKSPWQVSSVELALSEGEVTVQIEQEAGAKQCCSTCGQISPGSGFTAMFESLVIDWLKKASISAVSRLMGLMSWNAIDGIIQRAVKRRLARRTEISPTCIGVDETVFKKRHDYQP; this is encoded by the coding sequence ATGAGAGATAAAGATCTCTACGCCCAGATCCTGGGCATCAAGAGCCCTTGGCAGGTTAGCAGTGTAGAGTTGGCTTTGTCAGAGGGAGAGGTAACGGTACAGATTGAGCAAGAGGCAGGTGCCAAGCAGTGTTGCTCAACCTGTGGGCAGATCTCACCGGGCTCTGGATTTACTGCAATGTTTGAGTCGCTGGTGATCGACTGGTTGAAAAAGGCGTCTATCTCGGCAGTCTCCCGATTGATGGGGCTGATGAGTTGGAATGCCATTGATGGAATTATACAGCGAGCGGTTAAGCGAAGACTGGCACGTAGAACAGAGATTAGCCCAACATGTATTGGTGTTGATGAGACGGTTTTCAAGAAACGCCATGATTATCAGCCTTAG
- a CDS encoding transposase, translated as MTAKRQRSKPWYESLAEEQREAIESVPMDMWPAFINATRESLPRTEEKIIFGKFHVAKYLGGAVESYSQIWCLAS; from the coding sequence GTGACCGCAAAAAGGCAACGCTCAAAGCCATGGTACGAAAGTTTAGCAGAGGAGCAACGAGAAGCGATAGAGAGCGTCCCTATGGATATGTGGCCAGCCTTTATCAATGCTACACGGGAAAGCCTGCCTAGGACTGAAGAGAAGATTATCTTTGGTAAATTCCATGTCGCCAAATACCTCGGTGGGGCAGTAGAGAGTTATAGTCAAATCTGGTGTTTAGCCAGTTGA